A part of Caldicellulosiruptor owensensis OL genomic DNA contains:
- the tpiA gene encoding triose-phosphate isomerase has translation MPKLNKKTIRDIDVAGKRVLVRVDFNVPQDENGNITDDRRIKEALPTIKYLIDHNAKVILVSHLGRPKGKFDPKYSMAPVAKRLSELLGKEVVLAKDVIGDDAKKCVAQMKEGDVVLLENVRFHKEEEENDREFAKALASVADIYVNDAFGTAHRAHASTAGVAEFLPAVAGFLMEKEIEMLGNALANPQRPFVAILGGAKVSDKIGVIMNLLEKVDSLLIGGAMAYTFLKAKGYKIGKSKCEDDKLDVAREIMKKAEEKGVNLLLPVGSIVAKEFKNDTEFMYVPSDAMPDDMMGMDIGNTTIELFSKEIKKAKTIVWNGPMGVFEFPNFAKGTEAIARAVAEAVEENGAIAIIGGGDSAAAVEKLGFADKMTHISTGGGASLEFLEGKVLPGIACLLDKNPRKKIIAANWKMNKTPQEAKEFVEELKKYIDDVQAEVVICAPSILVPYVKEAIEGTNIKLGTQNMFYEEKGAYTGEISGPMLKEVGVEYVVIGHSERRQYFGETDEIVNKKVLAALKFGIKPIVCVGETLKQREYGITDELVRLQVKIALNGVSKEDVEKVVIAYEPIWAIGTGKNATPEEANRVIGVIRKVIAEIYDEDTAQKVRIQYGGSVNSANSAEIFNMPEIDGGLVGGASLNAQEFAKILHY, from the coding sequence ATGCCTAAGCTGAATAAGAAGACCATAAGAGATATAGATGTTGCCGGTAAAAGAGTTCTTGTGAGGGTTGATTTTAATGTTCCTCAAGATGAAAATGGTAATATTACAGACGATAGAAGAATAAAAGAAGCTCTTCCTACAATAAAGTATCTTATTGACCACAACGCAAAGGTAATTTTGGTATCTCATTTGGGAAGACCAAAAGGCAAATTTGATCCAAAATACTCAATGGCTCCTGTTGCTAAAAGGCTTTCTGAGCTTCTCGGTAAGGAAGTTGTTCTTGCAAAAGACGTTATAGGCGATGATGCAAAAAAGTGTGTTGCACAGATGAAAGAAGGAGATGTAGTTCTTCTTGAAAATGTCAGATTCCACAAAGAGGAAGAAGAAAATGATAGAGAATTTGCAAAGGCTTTAGCATCGGTTGCAGACATTTATGTAAATGATGCGTTTGGTACAGCTCATAGAGCACATGCATCAACAGCTGGTGTTGCAGAGTTCTTACCAGCAGTTGCTGGATTTTTGATGGAAAAAGAAATAGAAATGCTTGGCAATGCTCTTGCAAATCCGCAGAGGCCTTTTGTTGCGATCCTGGGTGGAGCAAAAGTTTCTGATAAGATAGGAGTTATTATGAACCTACTTGAAAAGGTTGATAGTCTGTTAATTGGCGGTGCAATGGCTTATACTTTCTTAAAAGCGAAAGGATATAAGATTGGTAAATCAAAATGCGAAGATGATAAGCTTGATGTTGCAAGAGAGATAATGAAAAAGGCAGAAGAAAAGGGAGTAAACCTTCTTTTGCCTGTTGGAAGCATAGTAGCAAAAGAATTTAAAAATGATACAGAATTTATGTATGTACCATCAGATGCAATGCCAGATGATATGATGGGAATGGACATTGGAAATACTACAATTGAGTTATTCTCCAAGGAAATAAAGAAGGCAAAGACAATTGTTTGGAACGGACCAATGGGCGTGTTTGAGTTTCCGAACTTCGCAAAAGGGACAGAAGCTATTGCAAGAGCTGTTGCTGAGGCTGTTGAAGAAAATGGTGCAATTGCAATTATCGGCGGCGGTGACTCTGCAGCTGCTGTTGAAAAACTGGGGTTTGCTGATAAGATGACACATATCTCAACAGGCGGCGGTGCTTCATTAGAGTTCTTGGAAGGCAAAGTTTTACCAGGTATTGCATGTCTTCTTGATAAAAATCCAAGGAAGAAGATAATTGCAGCAAACTGGAAGATGAACAAGACTCCACAAGAAGCAAAAGAGTTTGTTGAAGAGCTGAAGAAGTATATTGATGATGTGCAGGCAGAAGTAGTTATCTGTGCTCCATCAATTCTTGTTCCTTATGTCAAAGAAGCAATAGAAGGAACAAATATAAAACTCGGAACACAAAACATGTTCTATGAAGAAAAAGGTGCATATACAGGTGAGATCTCCGGTCCAATGTTAAAGGAAGTTGGAGTTGAGTATGTGGTAATTGGTCACTCTGAAAGAAGGCAGTACTTTGGTGAAACAGACGAAATTGTGAACAAAAAAGTTCTGGCAGCGCTGAAATTTGGTATAAAACCTATTGTATGTGTCGGTGAGACTTTAAAGCAAAGAGAATATGGCATTACAGATGAGCTTGTAAGGCTTCAGGTCAAGATTGCACTAAATGGTGTCTCAAAAGAAGATGTTGAAAAAGTGGTCATTGCATATGAGCCTATCTGGGCAATAGGTACTGGCAAAAACGCAACACCTGAAGAAGCAAATAGGGTAATTGGTGTTATCAGAAAGGTAATTGCAGAAATTTACGATGAAGATACCGCGCAAAAGGTTAGGATCCAGTATGGTGGTAGTGTAAACTCTGCAAATTCAGCAGAGATTTTCAATATGCCAGAGATTGATGGAGGATTAGTTGGCGGTGCAAGCCTTAATGCTCAGGAATTTGCAAAGATATTACACTACTAA
- the gap gene encoding type I glyceraldehyde-3-phosphate dehydrogenase, which produces MAVKIGINGFGRIGRNAFKAILAKYPNEFEVVAVNDLTDPKTLAHLLKYDSCYGIFNGTVDYTDTSIIVNGKEIKVLAEKDPANLPWKDLGVEVVIESTGRFTKKQDAEKHIQAGAKKVIITAPATDEDITIVMGVNEEMYDPAKHHVISNASCTTNCLAPVTKVIDKHFKVKRGLMTTVHSYTNDQQILDLPHKDLRRARAAALSIIPTTTGAAKAVALVLPHLKGKLNGFALRVPTPTVSVTDVVFEVEKPTTKEEVNSVLKAAAEGELKGILGYSEEPLVSVDYKGDPRSSIVDALSTMVIEDTLVKVVAWYDNEWGYSNRVADLLNYIVNKGL; this is translated from the coding sequence ATGGCTGTTAAGATTGGTATTAATGGTTTTGGAAGAATTGGTAGAAATGCTTTCAAAGCAATTTTGGCAAAATATCCAAATGAATTTGAGGTTGTTGCAGTAAACGACTTGACAGATCCAAAGACATTAGCACATCTTTTAAAGTATGACTCCTGTTATGGTATCTTCAATGGAACAGTGGACTATACAGACACATCAATAATTGTCAATGGTAAAGAGATAAAGGTATTAGCTGAAAAAGACCCAGCAAACTTGCCATGGAAAGATTTGGGCGTTGAGGTTGTAATTGAGTCAACAGGTAGATTTACAAAGAAACAGGATGCTGAAAAGCACATTCAAGCAGGTGCAAAGAAGGTAATCATCACAGCTCCGGCAACAGATGAAGACATTACAATTGTTATGGGTGTAAACGAGGAGATGTATGACCCTGCTAAGCATCATGTAATTTCAAATGCATCCTGTACAACAAACTGTTTAGCACCAGTTACAAAGGTTATTGACAAGCATTTCAAAGTAAAAAGAGGTCTTATGACAACAGTTCATTCATATACAAATGACCAACAGATTTTGGATCTTCCACACAAGGATTTAAGAAGAGCAAGAGCAGCAGCGCTTTCTATCATTCCAACAACAACTGGTGCTGCAAAGGCAGTAGCGCTTGTTCTTCCGCATCTCAAAGGAAAACTCAATGGTTTTGCACTCAGAGTTCCAACACCAACTGTTTCTGTTACAGACGTTGTGTTTGAGGTTGAAAAACCAACAACAAAAGAAGAAGTAAACAGCGTTTTGAAAGCTGCTGCAGAAGGCGAATTAAAGGGTATCTTAGGATACAGCGAAGAACCACTTGTTTCTGTTGACTACAAGGGCGATCCAAGGTCTTCAATAGTTGATGCTCTCTCAACAATGGTTATCGAAGATACGCTTGTAAAAGTTGTTGCATGGTACGACAACGAGTGGGGTTATTCCAACAGAGTTGCAGACCTTTTGAACTATATTGTAAACAAGGGACTGTAA
- a CDS encoding sugar-binding transcriptional regulator translates to MESYFESIKKIAPEIVEIIERRYEILKNISYYQPIGRRVLAEKLSLTERIVRNEIDILRNLGLINVTENGTFLTNEGKEILEKLSNIVYDIKGLEDVKARVKEILKAKDVYVVPGDADLNPYVLKEIGILASKVILTLIEDVKIIAVTGGQTVKEVVDNFPSCSFKDVLVVPARGGIGQEVEKQANTLAANLAKKINGSYKLLHLPDTMDEEVYNLLIKKEEVQEVLNDINNADMLIFGIGNAIEMARRRKFSQDMIEKLKKVGAIGEIFGYYFDKTGRIVYSTTTIGIKLEKIKNIKYMIGVAGGSHKAEAILSLGEIKNNTIFIIDEGIAKEILSLKR, encoded by the coding sequence ATGGAAAGTTATTTTGAATCTATAAAGAAAATTGCTCCTGAAATTGTTGAAATTATTGAAAGAAGATATGAGATTCTCAAAAATATTAGTTATTATCAACCAATTGGTCGAAGAGTTCTTGCAGAAAAGCTCAGTCTCACTGAAAGGATTGTTAGAAATGAAATAGACATATTGAGAAATTTAGGACTCATAAATGTAACTGAAAACGGAACGTTTTTAACAAATGAAGGCAAAGAGATTCTTGAAAAACTTTCTAACATAGTATATGATATAAAGGGATTAGAAGATGTAAAGGCAAGGGTAAAAGAGATTTTAAAAGCAAAGGATGTATATGTTGTCCCGGGAGACGCTGATTTAAACCCTTATGTGCTAAAAGAAATTGGAATTTTGGCAAGTAAGGTCATTCTTACATTGATAGAAGATGTAAAGATAATTGCTGTAACAGGTGGACAAACTGTAAAAGAGGTTGTTGACAATTTTCCGTCCTGCTCTTTTAAAGACGTACTGGTTGTTCCAGCAAGAGGTGGAATAGGTCAGGAAGTTGAAAAACAGGCAAATACACTTGCAGCAAATTTGGCAAAAAAGATAAATGGTAGTTATAAGCTTCTTCATCTACCTGATACAATGGATGAAGAGGTTTACAATCTTTTGATTAAAAAAGAAGAGGTTCAAGAGGTTCTAAACGATATTAACAATGCAGATATGCTTATTTTTGGAATAGGAAATGCAATTGAAATGGCAAGAAGAAGGAAATTTAGCCAGGACATGATAGAGAAACTTAAAAAGGTTGGAGCAATTGGTGAAATATTTGGATATTATTTTGATAAAACTGGTAGGATTGTATATTCAACCACTACAATAGGTATAAAACTTGAAAAAATCAAAAACATTAAATATATGATAGGTGTTGCGGGAGGTTCGCACAAAGCAGAAGCAATTTTGTCGCTGGGAGAAATAAAAAACAACACAATATTTATTATTGATGAAGGGATTGCTAAAGAGATCTTAAGTTTAAAAAGATAA